A genome region from Fervidobacterium changbaicum includes the following:
- a CDS encoding ABC transporter substrate-binding protein — MRGIKLLRKVVVFVSVLITVAIFGVTFINPFGPTIFPVAGLISKEVKTDMALEMKFWKTMDEATAYIVAKKVNFAALPVTFGANLYTKGIDVRLVGVYSWRLFYVVAAPDFEFKGFQSFKGEKIYTAHGRGQTADVVLRFLLVRNGLEPDKDVTFAYAQPQEIVSLFNSGKIKIAAIPEPFVTMTLAKGKIIMDLQDEWNKATGFKFGIPITGLFVTGKLIDYPQTVKLFEKSFKESLAWSYKNVDKAVEITSRQLGIPANVLKTSLDRSQYNYISAAQCKDEVLAYLKKLNELYPDGMPKVPDEKFFYVVK; from the coding sequence ATGAGAGGTATTAAGCTTTTGAGAAAAGTTGTTGTTTTTGTGTCGGTTTTGATTACAGTGGCGATCTTTGGAGTAACGTTCATCAACCCGTTCGGTCCGACGATATTCCCAGTAGCTGGTTTAATTAGCAAAGAGGTAAAGACAGATATGGCACTCGAAATGAAGTTTTGGAAAACGATGGACGAAGCAACAGCTTACATCGTTGCAAAGAAAGTGAACTTTGCGGCTTTGCCGGTAACGTTCGGTGCAAACCTTTATACAAAAGGTATCGACGTAAGGCTTGTCGGAGTCTACAGCTGGAGGTTGTTCTACGTTGTCGCTGCTCCGGATTTCGAATTCAAAGGTTTCCAGAGTTTCAAAGGCGAGAAGATATACACTGCTCACGGAAGAGGACAAACAGCAGACGTTGTGCTCAGATTCTTGCTGGTGAGAAATGGACTTGAACCAGACAAAGACGTTACATTCGCTTACGCTCAGCCTCAAGAAATTGTTTCTCTCTTTAACAGTGGAAAGATAAAGATTGCAGCTATCCCAGAGCCATTCGTAACGATGACACTTGCAAAGGGAAAGATAATTATGGACTTACAAGATGAATGGAACAAAGCAACTGGTTTTAAATTCGGTATACCAATCACAGGATTGTTTGTAACTGGAAAGTTGATAGATTACCCACAGACGGTGAAACTCTTTGAAAAATCCTTCAAAGAAAGCCTTGCGTGGTCGTACAAAAATGTAGACAAAGCTGTTGAAATCACAAGCAGACAGCTTGGAATACCTGCAAATGTCTTAAAAACCTCGCTTGACAGAAGCCAGTACAATTACATCTCTGCTGCACAGTGCAAAGACGAAGTCCTTGCTTACCTTAAGAAGTTGAACGAACTGTATCCTGACGGTATGCCAAAGGTACCCGATGAGAAATTCTTCTACGTAGTAAAGTAA
- a CDS encoding ABC transporter ATP-binding protein: MDAFEEILKVTSVSKSYGKLKVIEMISFDLKKGESIALLGPSGCGKTTLIRIIAGLIDEYEGTVDNKAQRIGYVFQEPRLIPWRTVVENLKFVSEDEERIFTILDILKLRDFANYKPSKLSGGMRQRVNLARALMIQPELLLLDEPFASLDIHLKISIISDIIDRKKDMNFAMIVVTHDVREALLLADKIYVLSDKPSKIVEEIDVSGIPKNISNPEFYKAESEILSKILGRWSG, from the coding sequence TTGGATGCATTTGAAGAAATCTTAAAAGTAACATCAGTAAGCAAGAGCTATGGAAAACTCAAAGTTATTGAAATGATATCCTTTGATTTAAAAAAGGGCGAATCGATAGCACTGCTTGGACCTTCAGGATGTGGAAAAACGACGTTGATTCGCATCATCGCAGGTTTGATCGATGAATACGAAGGAACTGTTGATAACAAAGCTCAAAGGATTGGCTACGTTTTCCAAGAACCAAGGCTGATACCATGGAGAACTGTTGTTGAGAATCTCAAGTTTGTCTCAGAAGACGAGGAAAGGATCTTCACTATCTTAGACATATTGAAATTAAGGGATTTTGCTAACTACAAGCCATCAAAATTAAGCGGTGGGATGAGGCAACGTGTAAACCTTGCGCGAGCTTTGATGATACAACCTGAGTTGCTCTTATTAGACGAACCATTCGCATCGTTGGATATCCATTTAAAGATTTCGATAATCTCGGATATAATCGATAGAAAAAAAGATATGAACTTTGCGATGATTGTAGTAACACACGATGTTAGAGAAGCACTATTGCTTGCAGACAAAATTTACGTGCTGAGTGATAAACCGAGCAAGATTGTTGAGGAGATCGACGTTTCCGGTATACCTAAGAACATATCAAATCCTGAATTTTATAAAGCGGAATCTGAAATTCTTTCAAAAATTTTAGGGAGGTGGAGTGGATGA
- a CDS encoding ABC transporter permease codes for MENIWKYLAGILVIFITWTILSFAINSQLILPDPLTVLKTIIEEFQKNEVLNALFFTLSKIAVVLTVTVFIGVLIGFFIGLNDTVYDILRPGILVIQAIPIVTWLALVMFIWGIGWLGPVIVSILSLLPHTVLSTAVGIRTTDKRLIEMAKVYRVPSSKVVRDVYLGSIVPQLLSALQVVIGNVWKVVVVAEYMCGDKGIGVLIAWARQSVAVEKVYAYTAVIILMGLAVENILNHFVKKVLKNWELV; via the coding sequence TTGGAAAATATCTGGAAGTATTTAGCAGGAATATTAGTTATATTTATCACATGGACGATACTTTCATTTGCGATAAACTCACAACTGATACTCCCAGATCCACTAACGGTCTTAAAGACCATAATTGAAGAATTTCAAAAAAATGAAGTTCTGAACGCTCTTTTCTTTACACTCTCGAAGATAGCTGTTGTACTTACCGTTACGGTATTCATTGGTGTCTTAATAGGATTTTTCATAGGTCTGAACGACACTGTGTACGACATTTTGAGACCTGGGATACTCGTCATCCAAGCTATTCCGATAGTTACCTGGCTTGCACTCGTTATGTTCATCTGGGGCATAGGCTGGCTTGGACCAGTGATTGTCAGTATATTATCTCTGCTTCCACACACGGTATTGTCGACGGCGGTTGGTATACGAACAACGGATAAGAGATTGATAGAGATGGCGAAAGTATACAGAGTTCCCAGTTCAAAGGTTGTGAGAGATGTATACCTTGGCTCGATTGTTCCTCAGCTTCTGAGTGCTTTGCAAGTTGTTATCGGCAACGTGTGGAAGGTTGTGGTCGTAGCTGAGTACATGTGTGGTGATAAGGGGATTGGTGTACTTATAGCCTGGGCGAGACAGTCGGTCGCTGTTGAAAAAGTATATGCGTACACAGCGGTTATCATACTCATGGGTCTTGCAGTAGAAAACATCCTGAACCATTTTGTTAAGAAAGTTCTAAAGAATTGGGAGCTGGTTTAA
- the hydE gene encoding [FeFe] hydrogenase H-cluster radical SAM maturase HydE has product MIDLKKIQNVDIDYLTHIISTDRYDEEIFKTADEIRRKYVGEEVHLRGIIEFSNYCTQHCLYCGLRAENKNLARYRMSPEEIIERAKLIAQLGIKTIVLQSGEDPYYTTEMMCEIIQQIKKLDVAITLSLGERTFEEYRIWKELGADRYLMRHETASPQLYAKLHPGDSLENRKAHLYELKRLGYETGAGFMVGLPGQTPYDLALDLVFLKELDADMIGIGPFIPNPDTPLKDATGGDLQTTLRMIALARIVVPTANIPATTALGSINPLGRQYGLKYGANVIMPNLTPNPYRPNYSLYPGKICLFERDTACVECTKHMIKSVGLIVGEGYGYRKKTESLAEPVKK; this is encoded by the coding sequence ATGATAGACCTAAAGAAGATTCAAAATGTCGACATAGATTACCTAACACACATAATTAGCACTGATAGATACGATGAAGAAATATTCAAGACTGCTGATGAAATCAGAAGAAAGTACGTTGGCGAGGAAGTGCATCTGAGAGGTATAATTGAGTTTTCCAATTACTGCACACAGCATTGTTTGTACTGCGGTTTAAGGGCGGAAAATAAGAACCTTGCAAGGTACAGGATGAGCCCGGAAGAAATTATCGAAAGAGCGAAACTGATAGCACAGCTCGGAATAAAAACTATAGTGCTGCAATCAGGTGAGGATCCGTACTACACAACTGAAATGATGTGCGAAATTATCCAGCAGATAAAAAAGTTGGACGTTGCGATAACCCTGAGTTTGGGCGAAAGAACATTTGAAGAATATAGAATCTGGAAAGAACTTGGTGCAGACAGGTACTTGATGCGCCATGAAACCGCTTCACCGCAGCTGTACGCAAAATTGCATCCTGGGGATTCGCTTGAGAACAGGAAAGCACATCTGTACGAACTGAAAAGGCTCGGTTATGAAACAGGGGCTGGTTTCATGGTTGGATTACCCGGTCAAACACCGTACGATCTTGCCTTAGATCTTGTCTTTCTCAAAGAGCTCGATGCAGACATGATAGGTATAGGACCTTTCATACCAAACCCCGACACGCCATTGAAAGATGCTACCGGTGGCGATTTGCAGACAACCTTGAGAATGATAGCACTTGCAAGGATAGTTGTGCCGACTGCAAATATACCAGCTACAACTGCACTCGGTTCGATTAACCCACTTGGCAGACAGTACGGACTAAAGTACGGAGCGAATGTTATCATGCCAAATCTTACACCCAATCCTTACAGACCAAACTATTCTCTTTATCCGGGTAAGATATGCCTTTTCGAACGAGATACAGCGTGTGTTGAATGCACAAAACATATGATTAAAAGCGTTGGTTTAATAGTAGGCGAGGGTTACGGATACAGAAAGAAAACGGAAAGCCTTGCCGAGCCAGTTAAAAAGTAA
- the hydG gene encoding [FeFe] hydrogenase H-cluster radical SAM maturase HydG, protein MYVFTKEIDTEKTFIPEEEIWGLLEKTKNPDRKKVLEILDKSLNKNRLEPEEVATLLNVEDPELLEEIFHAARTLKERIYGNRIVLFAPLYIGNDCINDCVYCGFRTSNREVYRKTLTFEELRNEVKALVSKGHKRLIVVYGEHPRYSPEFIAETIRIIYETKVGNGEIRRVNVNAAPQTVEGYRIIKEAGIGTFQIFQETYHQPTYKKLHPRGPKSNYAWRLYGLDRAMLAGIDDVGIGALFGLFNWKFEVMGLIYHTIHLEERFGVGPHTISFPRIEPAVGSEISYNPPHKVSDEDFKKLVAIIRLAVPYTGMILTAREPADLRKEVLKMGVSQIDGGSSIGIGSYSQDDPEKVRKSQFILGDNRSLEEVIQDLLKEGYIPSFCTACYRMGRTGEHFMEFAIPGFVKRFCTPNALFTLREYLNDYASEETKKLGYELIQKELERVNNRDLVEKYLERIDSGERDVRF, encoded by the coding sequence ATGTACGTTTTTACAAAAGAAATCGATACTGAAAAGACATTTATTCCTGAGGAAGAGATTTGGGGACTACTCGAGAAGACAAAGAATCCTGACAGGAAGAAAGTTTTGGAAATACTCGACAAGTCGCTGAACAAGAACAGACTTGAACCAGAAGAGGTCGCAACTTTACTCAACGTTGAAGATCCAGAACTGCTTGAAGAAATTTTCCACGCTGCACGCACGCTTAAAGAGCGTATCTACGGCAACAGAATTGTGCTCTTCGCTCCACTGTACATCGGCAATGATTGTATAAACGACTGCGTTTACTGCGGATTTAGAACTTCGAACAGAGAGGTCTACAGAAAGACGCTAACATTTGAAGAACTAAGAAACGAAGTTAAGGCTTTGGTATCAAAGGGACACAAAAGACTTATTGTCGTTTACGGCGAACATCCACGCTACAGCCCTGAATTCATTGCAGAAACTATCCGAATCATATACGAAACGAAAGTTGGAAACGGTGAAATAAGAAGGGTAAATGTCAACGCTGCACCGCAAACTGTAGAAGGCTACAGGATCATCAAAGAGGCTGGAATCGGAACATTCCAGATTTTCCAAGAGACCTATCACCAACCAACATACAAAAAATTACACCCACGAGGTCCGAAATCGAATTACGCTTGGAGACTCTACGGACTTGACCGCGCGATGCTTGCAGGTATCGATGATGTCGGTATCGGTGCACTCTTCGGACTGTTCAACTGGAAATTCGAAGTGATGGGCTTGATATACCATACGATACACCTTGAAGAGCGTTTCGGTGTTGGTCCACACACAATCTCGTTCCCAAGAATTGAACCAGCTGTAGGAAGCGAGATTTCTTACAACCCACCGCACAAAGTTAGCGATGAAGACTTCAAAAAGCTGGTGGCGATAATAAGGCTTGCTGTTCCTTACACGGGTATGATACTCACAGCGCGGGAACCTGCTGATCTGAGAAAAGAAGTACTCAAGATGGGCGTATCACAAATAGATGGAGGTTCGAGCATCGGCATAGGTTCATATTCACAGGATGACCCAGAGAAAGTGAGAAAGAGCCAGTTCATACTCGGCGATAACAGGTCACTTGAGGAGGTAATACAAGACCTGCTCAAGGAAGGATACATACCTTCCTTCTGCACGGCCTGTTACAGGATGGGAAGAACTGGGGAACATTTCATGGAGTTCGCCATCCCAGGCTTTGTCAAGAGGTTCTGTACACCAAACGCACTTTTCACACTAAGAGAATACCTGAACGACTACGCTTCCGAGGAAACCAAAAAGCTCGGTTACGAGCTGATCCAGAAAGAACTCGAAAGGGTCAATAATAGGGACTTGGTTGAAAAATACTTAGAGCGCATCGATAGCGGTGAGAGAGATGTCAGATTTTGA
- a CDS encoding TM1266 family iron-only hydrogenase system putative regulator, translated as MEERYYTVDIIVHDRENAYSKVNELLHQYADIIKLRVGYPVPDENIAIVFLIVKTNNDTMGAFTGKLGNIKGVKVKSVAVN; from the coding sequence GTGGAGGAAAGGTACTATACCGTTGACATCATTGTACACGACAGAGAAAATGCCTACTCAAAAGTAAACGAACTTTTGCACCAGTACGCAGATATTATCAAGCTCAGGGTCGGATACCCTGTTCCGGATGAAAATATCGCAATCGTCTTTCTCATAGTGAAGACAAACAACGATACGATGGGAGCATTCACAGGGAAGTTGGGGAATATAAAAGGCGTGAAGGTCAAAAGTGTAGCTGTTAACTAG
- a CDS encoding NADH-dependent [FeFe] hydrogenase, group A6 — protein MVTIYINDKPYQVPENKTVLEAAADLGFKIPTLCHHPELEPIGACRICVVEIEGARTLQPACTTKVADGMKIKTNTERVESAVRFNLSLIMSNHPHECMYCEADGRCELQKLVHMYDVQPIFGVNVALDKEIDMSSPSVHRDLSKCIKCQRCVRVCSEIQGMNIYSMIERGYESLPETEFGIPLYETDCISCGQCANLCPVGAIYEAPDWKKVWKMLNSKEPGKVYVAQTAPSVRVAIGEEFGMEPGTISTGKMVAAIRRLGFDYVFDTNFAADLTIMEEGYELIHRLQNGGKFPMFTSCCPGWVNEMEKEWPELREHLSTAKSPQQMMSSVVKTYFAQKIGVKPEDIVMVSIMPCTAKKDEITRPQQLVDGIKVTDYVITTRELGKLIKLKGIPFVNLPEEQYDNPLGTSTGAGALFGVTGGVMEAALRTAYEVLTGEKLPKLVFDSVRGLDGVREAEIDIKGKKIKVAVAHGMANVKRLLREMKEGKRYYDFVEIMACLGGCIGGGGQPKSLDPDILKKRAQAIYTIDELSVLRRSHENPDIIKLYEEFLEKPNSHIAHHLLHTHYTDRSKAVRKAQKQKETEKVN, from the coding sequence ATGGTAACTATCTATATCAACGACAAGCCTTATCAAGTTCCAGAAAACAAAACAGTCCTCGAAGCGGCAGCTGACTTAGGTTTCAAAATTCCAACGCTTTGTCACCATCCAGAACTCGAACCAATTGGTGCGTGCAGAATCTGTGTTGTTGAGATCGAAGGAGCAAGAACACTCCAACCTGCGTGTACAACAAAAGTCGCAGATGGGATGAAGATAAAGACAAACACAGAAAGAGTAGAAAGCGCCGTAAGGTTCAACCTCTCTTTGATAATGTCCAACCATCCTCACGAATGTATGTACTGTGAAGCAGATGGTCGCTGTGAATTGCAAAAGCTTGTTCACATGTACGATGTGCAACCAATATTTGGTGTAAATGTTGCTCTAGATAAAGAAATCGATATGAGCAGTCCATCTGTTCACAGGGACCTTTCGAAATGTATTAAATGTCAAAGATGCGTTAGAGTCTGTAGTGAGATACAGGGCATGAATATCTACTCGATGATTGAACGTGGATATGAATCTCTTCCTGAAACCGAATTCGGTATCCCGCTTTATGAGACGGATTGTATCAGCTGCGGTCAGTGTGCTAATCTGTGTCCAGTAGGTGCAATTTACGAAGCACCAGATTGGAAGAAAGTTTGGAAAATGCTTAACAGTAAAGAACCTGGTAAAGTATACGTTGCACAAACAGCTCCATCCGTTAGAGTTGCAATAGGTGAGGAATTTGGAATGGAGCCTGGGACAATAAGCACGGGAAAGATGGTAGCGGCAATAAGAAGGCTTGGATTTGATTACGTCTTCGATACGAACTTTGCAGCAGACCTTACCATAATGGAGGAAGGCTACGAACTCATTCATAGACTCCAAAACGGTGGAAAATTCCCCATGTTTACAAGCTGCTGTCCAGGTTGGGTAAATGAAATGGAAAAAGAATGGCCAGAACTTAGAGAACACCTCTCAACGGCGAAATCTCCACAGCAGATGATGAGCTCCGTTGTCAAGACATACTTCGCACAGAAAATTGGAGTTAAGCCAGAAGATATCGTAATGGTCTCTATCATGCCGTGTACAGCTAAGAAGGACGAAATCACCAGACCTCAGCAACTTGTAGACGGAATCAAAGTAACAGATTACGTAATCACAACAAGAGAACTTGGAAAACTCATCAAACTCAAAGGCATTCCATTTGTCAACTTGCCCGAAGAACAGTACGACAACCCACTTGGTACATCAACTGGTGCGGGTGCGCTGTTTGGTGTTACCGGTGGTGTTATGGAAGCAGCCCTCAGAACCGCTTACGAAGTTCTGACCGGAGAAAAATTGCCAAAACTTGTCTTCGACAGCGTACGTGGTCTTGACGGTGTGAGAGAGGCTGAAATTGATATCAAAGGTAAGAAAATAAAGGTTGCTGTTGCCCACGGTATGGCGAACGTGAAGAGACTGCTTAGAGAAATGAAGGAAGGTAAGAGGTACTACGACTTCGTTGAAATAATGGCCTGTCTCGGTGGTTGTATCGGTGGCGGCGGTCAGCCCAAGAGCCTTGATCCAGACATCCTCAAGAAGCGCGCACAGGCAATCTACACGATCGACGAGCTAAGCGTGTTGAGAAGGTCTCACGAAAACCCGGATATCATAAAGCTGTACGAAGAGTTCCTCGAAAAACCAAACAGCCACATCGCACACCACTTGCTCCATACGCATTACACAGATAGGTCAAAGGCTGTTAGAAAAGCACAAAAACAAAAGGAAACTGAAAAGGTAAACTAA
- a CDS encoding HAD-IIA family hydrolase, producing METLENSREMLKFQEIKEKGKENIKNCKLFILDIDGTFYLSGRLFDGSKKFVEALEKLGKKLVFLTNNSNRTIDSYIDEFSKMGIKLTRDQIVTAGVATAEYLYEEFGPKKVYIVGTEDIKYEFSRLGHSVVEEDPEVVVVTFDKTLTYEKVKKATQFISKGALFVVTNPDLNCPSSEGPLPDAGAIASLIRKASGAYPNIIFGKPEPKLLEMVIRHNNVSKEETCMVGDRLYTDILAGIQAGTWTVLVLTGEATVEQVQKSPIKPHLIARDIGVLADILLGEI from the coding sequence ATGGAGACATTAGAGAACAGCAGAGAGATGCTGAAATTTCAGGAAATCAAAGAAAAAGGAAAGGAAAACATCAAGAATTGTAAGCTTTTCATATTAGACATCGATGGGACTTTTTACTTGAGCGGAAGACTTTTCGACGGTTCAAAGAAATTTGTAGAGGCACTTGAAAAGCTTGGTAAAAAGCTTGTTTTCCTCACAAACAACTCTAATAGAACTATAGATAGTTACATCGATGAATTTTCAAAAATGGGAATAAAACTTACAAGAGACCAGATAGTTACCGCAGGTGTTGCTACCGCAGAGTATCTGTACGAAGAATTCGGCCCGAAAAAAGTATACATTGTTGGAACAGAGGATATAAAGTACGAATTTTCAAGACTCGGTCATTCGGTTGTTGAGGAAGATCCAGAGGTGGTCGTGGTAACTTTCGATAAGACTCTGACTTACGAAAAGGTCAAAAAGGCCACTCAGTTTATTTCGAAAGGTGCACTTTTTGTTGTCACCAACCCAGACCTCAATTGTCCATCCTCCGAAGGTCCTCTTCCAGATGCAGGTGCAATCGCGTCCCTCATTAGAAAAGCTTCAGGAGCTTATCCCAACATAATTTTTGGCAAACCAGAACCAAAGCTACTTGAGATGGTAATAAGGCATAACAACGTGAGCAAAGAAGAGACCTGTATGGTTGGTGACAGATTGTACACGGATATACTTGCAGGCATACAAGCAGGCACTTGGACGGTGTTGGTGCTAACTGGAGAAGCCACCGTGGAACAGGTTCAAAAAAGCCCGATAAAACCACATCTGATAGCAAGAGATATAGGAGTCCTTGCCGATATACTACTTGGGGAGATATAA
- a CDS encoding sigma-70 family RNA polymerase sigma factor translates to MIKYALRSKPTEKLVELAQSGLTEAMDLIIEKFYPMVVRIASQFYAPWAEFDDIVQNGLIGLIKAIFYYEPGKSSFTTFAWRSIESEVKTFITYQNRKKNKMLSESTSMDSIFDDVDDEQIDYFVADTAPTTNVVKNAILSIVHEEILESLKDDEIKIFELWLDGHSYKEIEEQVGVNFKKVDNTVQKVKRIIRSRLSMSILPFLEG, encoded by the coding sequence ATGATAAAGTATGCACTTAGGAGTAAGCCGACTGAGAAGTTAGTTGAACTTGCACAAAGCGGTCTAACGGAAGCAATGGACCTTATCATAGAGAAATTTTACCCAATGGTTGTGAGGATAGCCTCACAGTTCTACGCTCCATGGGCAGAGTTTGACGATATCGTGCAAAACGGTCTAATTGGATTGATAAAGGCTATATTCTATTATGAACCTGGGAAGAGTTCGTTTACAACATTCGCTTGGAGGAGTATCGAATCAGAAGTAAAGACATTCATAACTTACCAAAACCGAAAGAAGAACAAGATGCTCTCGGAATCGACAAGCATGGACTCCATTTTTGATGACGTTGATGATGAACAGATAGATTACTTTGTAGCAGATACGGCACCGACTACTAACGTTGTTAAAAACGCTATCTTGAGTATAGTGCACGAGGAGATTTTAGAGTCGCTGAAAGATGATGAAATAAAGATTTTCGAACTCTGGCTCGACGGTCACAGCTACAAAGAAATAGAAGAGCAGGTTGGTGTCAACTTCAAGAAGGTCGATAATACAGTTCAGAAGGTAAAAAGAATTATCCGTAGTAGGCTCAGTATGTCTATTTTACCTTTCTTGGAAGGATAG
- a CDS encoding YqeG family HAD IIIA-type phosphatase — translation MGRFSRVRRAKSVFDIDFKKLLDEGKRIFLFDFDNTINTWKSAHVPEEVVSIFEFLKSNGAEVYIISNGSKRLLDYDVPVIWRSLKPIGLKVRLKLKEKLKRKHEVIVIGDQFFTDVLFARLLGVDVIKVEPLDRSNEFFGTKVLRFFEKLFHRAGHGEKG, via the coding sequence TTGGGACGCTTCAGTAGGGTTCGAAGAGCGAAATCTGTCTTTGATATAGATTTCAAAAAGTTGCTTGATGAAGGTAAAAGAATTTTTCTTTTTGATTTTGACAACACTATAAATACGTGGAAATCAGCGCACGTACCTGAAGAAGTAGTCAGCATATTTGAGTTTCTCAAATCAAATGGTGCGGAAGTTTACATTATTTCGAACGGTTCAAAAAGGCTTCTTGATTACGATGTACCGGTGATATGGCGCTCGCTTAAACCTATCGGACTTAAGGTAAGATTGAAACTCAAGGAAAAGCTAAAAAGGAAACACGAAGTAATCGTGATAGGTGACCAATTTTTCACAGATGTGCTCTTTGCCAGATTGCTCGGCGTTGACGTTATCAAGGTAGAACCGTTGGATAGGTCCAACGAGTTCTTCGGTACAAAGGTTCTTAGGTTCTTTGAGAAATTATTCCATCGTGCAGGGCACGGTGAAAAGGGGTGA
- a CDS encoding Gfo/Idh/MocA family protein: MHKVRLGIVGCGIAARELHFPALVQLTDKFEITAVTSRRRERAEDFASMVKDALGYEPAVFDSYEELLESGSVDAVDLTLPIELNVPFIFKAVEKGMHVICEKPISTDVASGKKVVELSANTDKVIYIAENYRHDFRFNKIRTFIDENTIGRPIFVAWHLWIGMDKSNKYVQTEWRQRPKHIGGFLSDGGVHHIAALRVIFGDIAWVSGVTKRVSDYLGDDDTLSTVFEFNSGVVGNYTVSYAVSGKQYFEIVGTDGRIYLDEERITVRGQREETINIPNQNTFKNEFEDFYRVVKHGEPNILGHPVEALKDLSFFEAAIKSKGTRIEIEDLLRSTTPD, encoded by the coding sequence ATGCATAAAGTAAGACTCGGCATCGTGGGGTGTGGAATTGCGGCACGTGAGTTACACTTTCCTGCACTCGTTCAACTTACAGACAAGTTCGAAATCACAGCGGTCACAAGTAGAAGAAGAGAAAGGGCAGAAGATTTTGCAAGCATGGTTAAAGACGCTCTTGGATACGAGCCTGCTGTTTTCGATTCGTACGAAGAACTGCTCGAGTCAGGAAGCGTAGATGCGGTTGATTTGACACTTCCCATCGAATTGAATGTGCCATTCATATTTAAGGCCGTGGAAAAAGGTATGCATGTGATTTGCGAAAAACCAATATCCACAGATGTTGCAAGCGGGAAAAAGGTAGTTGAACTATCAGCAAATACCGACAAGGTGATTTACATTGCAGAGAACTACAGGCACGATTTCAGATTCAACAAGATAAGAACGTTCATCGATGAAAATACCATAGGTCGACCTATCTTTGTCGCTTGGCACCTTTGGATTGGTATGGATAAGTCGAACAAGTACGTGCAAACCGAATGGCGGCAAAGGCCGAAACACATAGGTGGATTTTTGTCAGATGGTGGTGTTCACCACATAGCTGCACTAAGGGTCATCTTCGGAGATATAGCATGGGTGAGTGGTGTGACAAAAAGGGTCTCTGATTACCTCGGAGATGATGATACGTTATCTACTGTTTTCGAGTTCAACAGCGGTGTGGTAGGTAACTACACAGTTTCCTATGCCGTTAGCGGTAAGCAATATTTCGAGATTGTAGGAACAGACGGAAGAATCTATCTTGACGAAGAAAGAATCACAGTCCGTGGGCAAAGAGAAGAGACGATAAATATACCAAACCAAAACACATTCAAGAACGAGTTCGAAGATTTCTACAGGGTAGTTAAACATGGCGAACCAAACATTTTAGGTCACCCTGTTGAAGCTTTAAAAGACCTTTCATTCTTTGAAGCGGCAATTAAATCGAAAGGTACGAGAATAGAAATTGAAGACCTGTTAAGGTCAACTACCCCCGACTGA